AGGCAGCAATAACTGTCAATTCATAACCTGAAGCGGTATCGCCTTGTGCTGACGCAAACTTAGCGACCCACAGAACGCCCGACAATCCTGCCAGGCCACCCATGATGGAGTAGACAAGCAATAGAATTTTAGTCTGGTTGATGCCGCTGACTTTTGCTGATTCTGGATTGCTTCCCACCGCATAGATTTGCCTGCCTGTTCTCGTATGATTGATGAAGTAATACGCGACGATGTATATCACAATGGCAATAAAAACAAGTGTGTTGATCCCTATGATTTTACTTGTGGCAATCGACACAAATTGTGCCGGCATCTGGTATGAACTGACCCACTCTCCGTCACTCACTGTAAACGTAAGCCCCCGGAAGATATTCATCATGGCTAAAGTGGCAATGATCGGTAAGATGCCAATTTTAGAAACTAAAAAACCTACTGTGACTCCGCAAATAATACCTATGCCTGTCCCTAGTAAAATAGCGAGCAGTGGGTGTAATCCGCTGTAGGTACTTACCAGTTGGGCAACAATCATTCCCGACAAAGCGAGTGTCGCTCCGATGGATAAGTCAATTCCCCGAGTGATTAATACGAGCATCATCCCTAGTGCAAGGATGCTCAGTATTGCGGTGTTGGTCATCATATCCGACACATTTCCAAGCGTCATGAAACTGGAATTCTTCGTTTGGACGAAAATGCAAAGAATAACGATAAACGCCAGTAACCCTAATTCTCGAAACTTTGATATGGCTGCTAATTTGGATGTTCTCTTTTCAGTGGATAAATCTGTGGAGTTATCGTCCACAATTGACTCTGCCATCACGCTCACCTCTTTTTCACATTTACTTATCCCACATTTTTTTCACCTAAATCGGTCATCGATGCTTCTAGAATCATTTCCTGTGTAGCCGTTTCCTTTGTTAAAATTTTTGTTATTCTCCCTGCTCTCATCACAGCAATCCGGTCGCTCATTCCAAGGACTTCCGGCATTTCAGAAGAAATCATGATAATCCCGTATCCTAAAGCTGCCAAGTCGTTGATAATTTCGTAGATCGCTGACTTTGCTCCGACATCCACGCCTTTTGTTGGTTCATCCATAATAATAATTTCTAAATCAGCTGTCAGTAGTTTGGCGACTGCCACCTTTTGTTGATTTCCTCCAGAGAGTGAACTGACTAGATCGAATACACTGTTTGCTTTCACGTGAACCTTCTCTGCCAATTCTTTTGCAATTTCGTTTTCTTTTTTCTCATTCAGCCAACCGTTTTTACCTGTTTTTTTCAGTGCGGATAAAGTAATGTTTTTGCCGATGCCCCATTGAAGCACAAGCCCTTGCTTCTGCCTGTCTTCCGGCAGATAGCCAATCCCCAATTTAATCGCTTGCTTCGGACTATGAATGGTGACATCTTTTCCATTCAACTTTATTGTTCCTTTATCGTATGGCAAAATTCCAAAGAGAGATTGGCAAACTTCTGTTCTTCCTGCTCCTACCAGTCCAGTCAACCCAAGGATTTCGCCTTTTCGAAGAGTGAACGAAATGTCAGCAAAATACCCTGCCTTACTAAGCCCTTCCACTTCAAGGAGTTTCTCGCCCACTTCTCCTTTTTTCTCCGGGAATACTTGAGTAATCTCACGTCCCACCATGGCAACGATAAGATTGTCATTTGAAATTTCGTCGATAGCCCAAGATCCTATATATTTCGAATCCCTGAGCACCGTAACTTGTGAAGCCAATCGATACATGTCTTCAAAGCGATGCGAAATGAAAATAATCGAAGCCCCTTGGTCGCGTAAACTTTCCGCAATTTTATAA
This is a stretch of genomic DNA from Planococcus maritimus. It encodes these proteins:
- a CDS encoding ABC transporter permease, with product MAESIVDDNSTDLSTEKRTSKLAAISKFRELGLLAFIVILCIFVQTKNSSFMTLGNVSDMMTNTAILSILALGMMLVLITRGIDLSIGATLALSGMIVAQLVSTYSGLHPLLAILLGTGIGIICGVTVGFLVSKIGILPIIATLAMMNIFRGLTFTVSDGEWVSSYQMPAQFVSIATSKIIGINTLVFIAIVIYIVAYYFINHTRTGRQIYAVGSNPESAKVSGINQTKILLLVYSIMGGLAGLSGVLWVAKFASAQGDTASGYELTVIAACILGGVSIAGGSGKIPGVILGAVLLGILNNALPLMNVSPFWQSAIQGAIILFAVVVNALVKRGVDRNNLLKRRI
- a CDS encoding sugar ABC transporter ATP-binding protein, which encodes MSDYVLELKGITKKFPGVTALDNVHFKLEPGQIHALMGENGAGKSTFIKVITGVHAPNEGEMYLNGERVEFSNPNEAQDKGIAAIYQHVTNYPDLTVTENIFMGHEKVQKFTGRLRWKEMHEEARKILRSLSSSIDPKSEMGSLSVAQQQIVEIAKAISTNAKIIIMDEPTAALTSRESEELYKIAESLRDQGASIIFISHRFEDMYRLASQVTVLRDSKYIGSWAIDEISNDNLIVAMVGREITQVFPEKKGEVGEKLLEVEGLSKAGYFADISFTLRKGEILGLTGLVGAGRTEVCQSLFGILPYDKGTIKLNGKDVTIHSPKQAIKLGIGYLPEDRQKQGLVLQWGIGKNITLSALKKTGKNGWLNEKKENEIAKELAEKVHVKANSVFDLVSSLSGGNQQKVAVAKLLTADLEIIIMDEPTKGVDVGAKSAIYEIINDLAALGYGIIMISSEMPEVLGMSDRIAVMRAGRITKILTKETATQEMILEASMTDLGEKNVG